In the genome of Pirellulales bacterium, one region contains:
- a CDS encoding type II toxin-antitoxin system PemK/MazF family toxin has translation MPSKNFKQGAIVWAKLGPRGLYKKRPAVILTRDSELDATKSFFVAAGSCQVSSPLAANEVLLPSGGSLPHPLTRLKKPTVIVCDWIEEVTYSDVIQWGGETPPTALLEILSKLPNL, from the coding sequence ATGCCGAGCAAAAACTTCAAGCAAGGTGCAATCGTTTGGGCTAAGCTCGGGCCGCGTGGTCTGTACAAGAAGCGCCCTGCAGTCATCCTAACCCGCGACTCTGAGCTAGACGCAACGAAGTCGTTTTTCGTCGCCGCCGGCTCGTGTCAGGTCTCGTCCCCCCTGGCAGCAAACGAGGTGCTTTTGCCTTCAGGCGGATCGCTGCCACATCCCTTGACTAGGCTGAAAAAACCGACGGTGATCGTGTGCGACTGGATTGAGGAAGTGACCTATTCAGACGTGATCCAATGGGGAGGCGAGACGCCCCCGACTGCGCTTTTGGAAATCCTCTCCAAACTGCCGAACCTGTAG
- a CDS encoding DUF262 domain-containing protein: MDVEENADQEGEEYYAVEYSISSYGADYPVDGLVKRIDAGSIFIPPFQRGYVWNIYRASRFIESLLLGLPVPAIFLSRDEGTQKLLVIDGQQRLRTLQYYYDGVFPAAEAAFKLKGVNARFEGSTYKTLREEDRLRLDDSILHAIIVKQEKPLDEDPSSIYHIFERLNTGGVLLQPQEIRSCIFHGPLSKLLHELNSDVRWRAIFGKVSSRMRDQELILRFFALFYNQSDYSKPMKEFLNRFMAHHRSLNAGTAAEFRRAFEETVRLIYDALGTKAFKPKRAVNAALCDAVMVGTASRLKAGLVEDAAAMKAAYAGLLANADFQAAIGSATTNDASVHARLKLARGAFATVP; encoded by the coding sequence TTGGATGTCGAAGAAAACGCCGACCAGGAGGGCGAGGAGTATTACGCAGTCGAATACTCCATCTCCAGCTACGGTGCAGATTACCCGGTCGACGGCCTGGTAAAGCGGATCGACGCGGGCAGCATCTTCATCCCTCCTTTTCAACGCGGCTACGTCTGGAACATCTATCGTGCGTCGCGGTTTATCGAATCCCTGTTGTTGGGCTTACCCGTGCCGGCCATCTTCTTGTCTCGCGATGAAGGAACGCAAAAACTGCTGGTGATCGATGGCCAGCAGCGGTTGCGCACGCTGCAGTACTACTATGACGGCGTCTTTCCGGCCGCTGAGGCGGCGTTCAAATTGAAAGGGGTCAATGCGCGCTTTGAAGGATCGACCTACAAGACCCTCCGCGAAGAAGACCGCCTCCGACTCGACGACTCAATCCTCCACGCCATCATCGTCAAACAGGAAAAGCCGCTCGACGAGGATCCATCGAGCATTTATCACATTTTTGAACGGCTTAACACGGGGGGCGTGTTGCTGCAACCGCAGGAGATTCGCAGTTGCATTTTCCATGGGCCATTATCGAAGCTTTTGCACGAGTTGAATAGCGATGTGCGATGGCGCGCGATTTTCGGCAAAGTCAGCAGCCGAATGCGCGACCAGGAATTGATTCTCCGCTTCTTCGCTTTGTTCTACAATCAGAGCGATTACTCCAAGCCGATGAAGGAGTTCCTTAATCGCTTCATGGCGCACCACCGGTCATTGAATGCTGGCACGGCTGCCGAGTTTCGCCGCGCGTTCGAGGAGACCGTTCGCCTGATATACGACGCTTTGGGCACGAAGGCCTTCAAGCCAAAACGCGCCGTAAATGCCGCGCTTTGCGATGCAGTCATGGTTGGGACCGCATCCCGACTGAAAGCCGGCCTTGTCGAAGATGCCGCGGCCATGAAGGCCGCCTATGCGGGCCTGCTGGCGAATGCGGATTTCCAGGCAGCGATCGGCTCGGCGACCACGAACGACGCCAGCGTACATGCCAGGCTGAAACTCGCGCGCGGGGCGTTCGCAACCGTCCCATGA
- a CDS encoding serine hydrolase: MKNVMLACFALNSSLCMAADLPRSTPEAQGVSSAALLAFVAAADKNIDSLHSFMLVRHGQVVAEGWWSPYEAAAGHSLYSLSKSFTATAVGLAIAEGKLNLDDEVLKFFPDDAPPEPSANLKAMRVSDLLRMSTGQQTEPPRPQDQPWTKAFLAHAVPFKPGTHFHYNTSATYMLSAIVQKATGMTLLDYLRPRLFEPLGIEHPTWEASPQGISAGGYGLSIRTEDIAHFGQLLLQKGQWQGKQLVPAAWVEAATARQTSNGSNPASDWDQGYGYQFWRSRHGAYRGDGAFGQYCIVLPEQDAVIAITSGVKDMQSVLNLIWDKLLPAFNPSPLPPDEAGANKLSDTLKHLSLRVPQDAGSAAQVSGKKYVFAANDRKLESITLANDAQDGVTTLVMRIDGAERRLVCGRGAWRKGRLAWASFPERPMAASGAWTEDGTYTAKICFYETPFVVTVVLKFSGDEARFSAEPNVGFGSKKEPELVGKQD; the protein is encoded by the coding sequence ATGAAAAACGTGATGCTCGCTTGCTTCGCCTTGAACAGCTCTCTGTGTATGGCGGCCGACTTGCCGCGCAGCACCCCGGAAGCGCAAGGCGTGTCGTCCGCGGCCCTCCTGGCGTTCGTCGCGGCGGCCGACAAAAACATCGACTCGCTGCACAGCTTCATGCTGGTGCGTCACGGGCAGGTCGTCGCCGAGGGATGGTGGTCGCCCTACGAGGCCGCCGCTGGGCACTCGCTCTATTCGCTCAGCAAAAGCTTCACGGCCACGGCCGTGGGCCTGGCCATCGCCGAGGGCAAGTTGAACCTTGACGATGAAGTGCTGAAGTTTTTTCCGGACGACGCCCCGCCGGAGCCGAGCGCCAACCTCAAGGCCATGCGGGTCAGCGATTTGCTCCGCATGTCGACCGGGCAGCAAACGGAGCCGCCGCGACCACAGGACCAGCCTTGGACGAAGGCCTTCCTGGCCCACGCCGTGCCCTTCAAGCCGGGCACGCACTTCCACTACAACACGTCGGCCACGTATATGCTGTCGGCGATCGTGCAGAAGGCCACGGGCATGACGCTGCTCGATTACCTGCGGCCGCGCCTCTTCGAGCCGCTGGGGATCGAACACCCGACTTGGGAAGCCAGCCCGCAAGGCATCAGCGCCGGCGGTTACGGCTTGAGCATCCGCACCGAAGACATCGCCCACTTCGGCCAACTCTTGTTGCAGAAGGGTCAATGGCAAGGCAAGCAGCTTGTGCCCGCGGCGTGGGTCGAGGCCGCGACCGCCCGGCAAACTTCCAACGGCAGCAATCCCGCCAGCGACTGGGACCAAGGCTACGGCTATCAGTTCTGGCGATCTCGCCACGGAGCTTACCGTGGCGACGGGGCCTTCGGGCAATACTGCATCGTGCTGCCCGAACAAGATGCCGTGATCGCGATCACCAGCGGCGTGAAGGATATGCAGTCGGTGCTGAATCTGATCTGGGACAAGCTCCTGCCGGCCTTCAATCCGTCTCCGTTGCCGCCTGACGAAGCCGGCGCCAACAAGCTGAGCGACACGCTGAAGCATTTATCGCTGCGCGTGCCGCAAGACGCGGGTTCTGCGGCGCAAGTGTCGGGCAAGAAGTACGTCTTCGCGGCGAACGATCGCAAGCTGGAGTCGATCACGCTCGCGAACGACGCGCAGGACGGCGTCACGACGCTTGTCATGCGCATCGACGGCGCGGAACGACGGCTCGTTTGCGGTCGCGGAGCGTGGCGGAAAGGGCGTTTGGCCTGGGCTTCGTTTCCTGAGCGACCGATGGCGGCCAGCGGCGCCTGGACCGAAGACGGCACCTACACGGCGAAAATCTGCTTCTATGAAACGCCGTTTGTCGTGACGGTCGTCCTGAAGTTCAGCGGTGATGAAGCGCGTTTCTCTGCCGAGCCGAATGTCGGCTTCGGTTCGAAGAAAGAACCCGAGCTGGTTGGCAAGCAAGACTAG
- a CDS encoding aryl-sulfate sulfotransferase, translating into MRCKFQCLNLAARRTTLAVALLLAPATLAAAAQNDGKPADGTAKSPENAAAPANKTEAAPAPPVKLGLVTNDPRAFQGYNLMSPLNSDRTYLFDMQGRVVRTWQSDCSPSLCAYLLDNGHVLRGGSIGIEAQVFGPGPGVGGRIQEFTWDGDLVWDFRFYNARQLPHHDITPLPNGNVLMIVWDRKTAEEVLAAGRRAELTGDSHLLVDSLVEIRPTGKSSGEVVWEWHLWDHLVQDFDNGKPNYGNVAEHPELVNLNYGEDALAPIATDKGAADKLKSVGYIGANAGPGKPRANPDWTHCNGVAYNPRLDQVMVSVHNFSELWIIDHSTTTAEAAGHTGGRSGKGGDLLYRWGNPRAYRAGKKEDQKLFAQHNAHWIVQGLPGEGHVLVFNNGGNRPDGSYSSVDELVLPVDSQGRYERQASTAYGPDGPVWSYTAPKKTDFYSFFISGAQRLASGNTLICSGANGTLFEVTPEKEVVWKYVNPIKGGLGSPGGFGPPPRPGVMMPPIARVLLALGPEQAAQLDEVQQDVDRRLAKLLTADQCQQLAEPHPPEQPTQPQSQPPAPGSSGPTFQAGQVLSAAEQRRLKLSDEQTKELTALQKEVDGRLDKILSDEQRKQTKGGFAFGGPPPGGPGAGGPSGPPQPGQLLPPFLRGGLNLTDEQKKQLDEFQSRADDGLAKLLSDEQLKQFKDPRGAGSLPQPGQFMSPALQARLKLTADQKKELRALQKEADAKLAELLNEDQRKQFEEMQANAARGGLFAAGAGGARGPGGPPGGPGGAPGGPGMPPGAAAVFGSSGVMPVFRVYRFAATHPGLAGKHLVPGKTLEEIEPKQPKSPPAQADTAESKSVQAVGAKTK; encoded by the coding sequence ATGCGATGCAAATTTCAATGCTTGAACCTCGCCGCCAGGCGGACGACCCTGGCGGTGGCCCTGCTCTTGGCGCCGGCAACGCTCGCCGCCGCGGCGCAAAACGACGGCAAACCGGCCGACGGCACGGCGAAGTCGCCGGAAAACGCGGCGGCCCCCGCCAACAAGACGGAAGCCGCCCCGGCCCCGCCCGTAAAGCTCGGCCTGGTCACGAACGATCCGCGCGCGTTTCAGGGCTATAACCTGATGTCGCCGCTGAACTCCGATCGCACGTATCTGTTCGACATGCAAGGACGCGTGGTGCGCACGTGGCAGAGCGATTGCTCCCCATCGCTGTGCGCCTATCTTCTCGACAACGGCCACGTGTTGCGCGGCGGTTCGATCGGCATCGAGGCCCAGGTGTTCGGCCCCGGTCCGGGCGTCGGCGGCCGCATCCAGGAGTTTACCTGGGACGGCGATTTGGTGTGGGACTTTCGCTTCTACAACGCCCGCCAGCTTCCGCACCACGACATTACGCCGCTGCCGAACGGCAACGTGCTCATGATCGTTTGGGACCGAAAGACGGCCGAAGAAGTGCTGGCCGCGGGGCGCCGGGCGGAATTGACCGGAGACAGCCATCTGCTGGTCGATTCGCTGGTCGAGATCAGGCCCACCGGCAAAAGCAGCGGCGAAGTCGTCTGGGAGTGGCACCTCTGGGACCACCTGGTGCAGGACTTCGACAACGGCAAGCCGAACTACGGCAACGTGGCGGAGCATCCGGAGTTGGTCAACCTGAACTACGGCGAGGATGCGCTGGCGCCGATCGCGACCGACAAAGGCGCGGCGGACAAACTGAAAAGCGTCGGCTATATCGGGGCCAACGCCGGGCCGGGCAAGCCCCGCGCCAACCCCGACTGGACGCACTGCAACGGTGTGGCCTATAACCCCCGCCTCGACCAGGTGATGGTCAGCGTTCACAACTTCAGCGAGCTGTGGATCATCGACCACAGCACGACCACGGCCGAGGCCGCCGGCCACACGGGCGGCCGCAGCGGCAAAGGCGGCGACCTGCTCTACCGCTGGGGCAACCCGCGCGCCTATCGCGCCGGCAAGAAGGAAGATCAGAAGCTCTTCGCCCAGCACAACGCCCATTGGATCGTCCAGGGTCTGCCCGGCGAAGGTCACGTGCTGGTTTTCAACAACGGCGGCAACCGGCCCGACGGCAGCTATTCGTCGGTCGACGAGTTGGTTTTGCCCGTCGATTCACAGGGGCGCTACGAGCGTCAGGCGAGTACGGCTTACGGTCCGGACGGGCCGGTGTGGAGCTACACCGCGCCGAAGAAGACCGACTTTTATTCGTTCTTCATTTCCGGGGCGCAGCGTCTGGCGAGCGGTAACACGCTGATTTGTTCCGGCGCCAACGGCACCCTCTTCGAAGTGACGCCGGAGAAAGAAGTCGTCTGGAAATATGTCAATCCCATCAAGGGCGGCCTGGGTTCGCCGGGCGGCTTTGGTCCGCCGCCGCGGCCCGGCGTAATGATGCCGCCGATCGCACGCGTGCTGCTGGCGCTTGGGCCAGAGCAAGCGGCGCAGCTCGACGAGGTGCAGCAAGACGTCGATCGCAGGCTTGCCAAGTTGCTGACGGCCGATCAATGCCAGCAACTCGCCGAGCCGCATCCGCCGGAGCAGCCCACGCAGCCGCAGTCGCAACCGCCGGCACCAGGCAGTTCCGGCCCGACCTTCCAGGCCGGCCAAGTCTTGTCGGCGGCGGAGCAACGACGGTTGAAGCTCTCCGACGAGCAAACGAAAGAACTGACCGCGCTGCAGAAGGAGGTCGATGGGCGGCTCGACAAGATTCTGAGCGACGAGCAGCGGAAGCAAACCAAGGGCGGATTCGCGTTTGGTGGTCCGCCGCCGGGCGGCCCTGGAGCGGGTGGTCCTAGCGGGCCGCCCCAGCCCGGCCAGCTTCTGCCGCCGTTTCTGCGAGGCGGCTTGAATCTGACGGACGAGCAGAAAAAGCAACTCGACGAGTTTCAATCGCGGGCCGACGACGGGCTCGCCAAGCTCCTCAGCGACGAGCAACTGAAGCAGTTCAAAGATCCGCGCGGTGCGGGCAGCCTGCCCCAGCCGGGCCAGTTCATGTCGCCGGCCCTGCAAGCTCGCTTGAAGTTGACCGCCGATCAGAAGAAGGAACTGCGAGCGCTGCAAAAAGAAGCCGACGCCAAGCTCGCGGAATTATTGAACGAAGACCAGCGGAAGCAATTCGAAGAGATGCAGGCCAACGCGGCCCGCGGCGGGTTGTTCGCGGCCGGCGCCGGCGGAGCGAGAGGTCCCGGCGGCCCGCCCGGGGGACCCGGTGGCGCGCCGGGTGGGCCTGGTATGCCGCCCGGCGCTGCGGCGGTCTTCGGCTCGTCGGGCGTGATGCCGGTGTTTCGCGTCTACCGTTTCGCGGCCACCCATCCCGGCCTGGCCGGCAAGCACCTTGTGCCCGGCAAGACGCTTGAAGAGATCGAGCCGAAGCAGCCGAAGAGCCCGCCCGCCCAAGCCGACACGGCTGAGTCCAAATCAGTGCAAGCCGTCGGCGCCAAGACCAAATGA
- a CDS encoding alkaline phosphatase family protein has protein sequence MLREPAPASGNASPTSAYRAGLLLLAIALVLFAPRTAHAYIGPGAGFALAGSFLAVFAAVGSAILLLLTWPVRLLWRIVFRKRAPARSRVKRVVILGLDGLDYGLTERLLAEGKLPHLAALRDKGCFRPLASTLPPISPVAWSSFQTGVNPGKHNIFDFLTPDPHTYQPKLSSVDIRPPRRTLRLGKLNIPLGKADVRLLRKSKPFWNVLSEYGIFNCILRVPITFPAEKLRGVQLSAMCVPDLRGTQGMFSHYTTRPPQEGEKTGGEVHTVVRQGNTVRAELIGPPHPLDPARGNLKLPFVVTIKDDGRATLKVGGAKQELVPEQYTDWVRVRFRIMPGMSVTGVCKFLLLRTTPDLDLYVTPINIDPESPAMPIGYPAVYPVYLAKRQGAFATLGLAEDTWALNEHVLRDEHFVQQCVDFDREREAMFFDSLDKVPSGVCVCVFDGTDRMQHMFWRYLDEQHPARPKDIPGPLRHVIEDLYQRMDGLVGRTVAKCGDDGTMLMVLSDHGFNTFRRGIDLNRWLEENGYLVVDDARRHEEHLAGVDWSQTHAFALGLTGIFVNLQDKYAQGIVAAGEAEALRQEIAGRLASLVDAQTGTKAVKRAYLAQHVYRGPYKDQAPDVIVGYERGYRVSWEAAIGKTTRQVFHDNTKAWSGDHCVDPSVVPGVLFCDRPIETENPRLLDIGPTVLDLFGIDVPDYMDGKPLAVILPSG, from the coding sequence ATGCTGAGAGAACCCGCGCCAGCCTCCGGAAATGCTTCACCCACGTCCGCATACAGAGCCGGGCTGCTGCTGCTCGCGATCGCCCTCGTGTTGTTTGCTCCGCGCACGGCCCACGCTTACATCGGACCGGGCGCCGGCTTCGCCCTGGCTGGCTCGTTTCTGGCGGTGTTCGCCGCGGTCGGTTCGGCCATCCTGCTGCTGCTCACCTGGCCCGTTCGATTGCTGTGGCGAATTGTGTTTCGCAAGCGGGCTCCGGCCCGCAGCCGCGTCAAACGGGTGGTCATCCTGGGCTTGGACGGTCTCGACTACGGACTTACCGAACGATTGCTGGCCGAAGGCAAGCTGCCCCATCTCGCCGCGCTGCGCGACAAGGGCTGCTTCAGGCCGTTGGCCAGCACGTTGCCGCCTATCTCGCCCGTGGCCTGGTCGTCATTTCAAACCGGGGTCAATCCGGGCAAGCACAACATCTTCGACTTTCTTACGCCCGACCCGCATACCTATCAGCCCAAGCTCAGCTCGGTCGACATCCGGCCGCCGCGACGCACGCTGCGCCTGGGCAAACTCAACATTCCGCTGGGCAAGGCCGACGTGCGGCTGTTGCGCAAGAGCAAGCCGTTCTGGAACGTGTTGAGCGAGTACGGCATTTTCAACTGCATCCTCCGCGTGCCGATCACCTTTCCCGCCGAGAAACTGCGCGGCGTGCAACTCTCGGCCATGTGCGTGCCCGACCTGCGCGGAACGCAAGGCATGTTCTCTCATTACACCACCAGGCCGCCGCAGGAGGGAGAAAAAACGGGCGGCGAAGTCCACACGGTCGTGCGGCAAGGCAACACCGTGCGGGCAGAACTGATCGGCCCGCCGCATCCGCTCGACCCTGCCCGCGGAAATCTGAAGCTGCCATTCGTCGTGACCATCAAAGACGATGGCCGCGCGACCCTCAAGGTGGGCGGCGCGAAGCAGGAACTTGTGCCGGAGCAATATACCGACTGGGTGCGTGTCCGCTTTCGCATCATGCCCGGAATGAGCGTCACCGGCGTGTGCAAGTTCCTGCTGTTGCGGACGACGCCCGATCTCGACTTGTACGTCACGCCCATCAACATCGATCCGGAAAGCCCGGCGATGCCCATCGGTTATCCGGCGGTGTATCCGGTTTACCTGGCGAAGCGGCAAGGCGCCTTCGCCACGCTCGGCCTGGCCGAAGACACGTGGGCGTTGAACGAGCACGTGCTGCGCGACGAGCATTTCGTGCAGCAATGCGTCGATTTCGACCGCGAACGCGAGGCGATGTTTTTCGACAGTCTCGACAAAGTCCCCAGCGGCGTGTGTGTGTGCGTGTTCGACGGCACCGACCGCATGCAGCACATGTTCTGGCGGTATCTCGACGAACAGCATCCCGCTCGGCCGAAGGACATTCCTGGACCGCTTCGGCACGTGATCGAAGACCTTTACCAGCGCATGGACGGACTGGTGGGCCGGACCGTCGCCAAATGCGGCGACGATGGTACGATGCTGATGGTCCTCTCCGACCACGGCTTCAACACCTTCCGCCGAGGCATCGACCTCAACCGCTGGCTGGAAGAGAACGGCTATTTGGTGGTCGATGACGCGCGGCGCCACGAGGAGCACCTGGCCGGCGTCGATTGGTCGCAAACCCACGCTTTCGCCCTGGGCCTGACCGGCATTTTCGTCAACCTGCAAGACAAGTATGCTCAAGGCATCGTGGCTGCCGGCGAAGCCGAGGCGTTGCGGCAGGAAATCGCCGGGCGTCTGGCGAGCTTGGTCGACGCGCAGACGGGCACGAAAGCCGTCAAGCGGGCGTATCTCGCCCAGCACGTTTATCGCGGGCCGTACAAGGACCAGGCGCCGGACGTAATTGTGGGTTACGAGCGGGGCTATCGCGTTTCGTGGGAAGCGGCGATCGGCAAGACGACGCGGCAGGTATTTCACGACAACACGAAAGCCTGGAGCGGCGATCATTGCGTCGATCCTTCGGTGGTGCCGGGCGTGTTGTTTTGCGACCGCCCGATCGAGACCGAAAACCCGCGGCTGCTCGACATCGGCCCCACGGTGCTCGACCTGTTCGGCATTGACGTGCCTGACTATATGGACGGCAAGCCGCTGGCGGTTATCTTGCCATCGGGGTAG
- a CDS encoding HEPN domain-containing protein — protein sequence MMTKELAGARDRINSLLARVAEIDDAEMQSHWARYLCVLVCGFLEVAVAELFMQYAENRAEPKVARFVAKHLRRFQNPKMARILTVIGEFSTEWRDEIELATNGQLADAVNSVVANRHLIAHGRSVGISYVRVKDYFASVLKVVELLDAQLA from the coding sequence ATGATGACGAAAGAGTTGGCGGGCGCTCGCGACCGCATCAACAGTTTGCTGGCGAGGGTCGCCGAGATTGACGACGCCGAAATGCAGTCTCACTGGGCGCGTTACTTGTGCGTGTTGGTTTGCGGCTTTCTAGAGGTTGCCGTGGCCGAACTATTCATGCAGTATGCCGAGAACCGGGCGGAACCGAAGGTGGCCAGATTTGTGGCGAAGCACCTGCGGCGCTTTCAGAATCCGAAGATGGCCAGAATTCTCACGGTGATCGGGGAATTCAGCACGGAGTGGCGCGACGAAATCGAGTTAGCAACCAACGGCCAGCTTGCCGACGCTGTGAACAGCGTCGTGGCAAACCGGCATCTGATCGCGCATGGTCGTAGCGTTGGGATCAGCTACGTGCGCGTCAAAGACTACTTCGCCTCGGTACTCAAGGTCGTCGAATTGCTTGACGCACAGTTGGCGTAG